One Desulfobacterales bacterium DNA segment encodes these proteins:
- a CDS encoding TerC family protein: protein MADALALLTLLIGLELVLGVDNILVISIFVGRLPETQRNRARVLGLAFALLARIAMIAVLLMLSSLTGPVILEFSVKDIILLAGGLFLLWKAVTEIHHTIELKDEAGVEIGRARKSFITVIAQIVLLDIVFSIDSVITAIGLTHHAWIIITAVMASFVVILFFANPIGTFILKTPSLKILALSFLITIGITIFMEGLHKHVPKAYIYLPMGFALVVEMLQLRYDNNRKKTAVNRTKQPGM, encoded by the coding sequence ATGGCAGATGCGCTTGCGCTGTTGACATTATTGATCGGCCTGGAGCTGGTTCTGGGCGTCGATAATATTCTGGTCATCTCCATTTTTGTCGGCAGGCTGCCCGAGACGCAGCGAAACCGGGCCCGGGTACTGGGGCTGGCGTTCGCCCTGCTGGCAAGAATCGCGATGATCGCTGTGCTGCTGATGCTTTCGAGCCTTACAGGACCGGTCATCCTTGAATTTTCCGTCAAGGATATCATTCTGCTGGCCGGAGGGCTGTTTCTGCTGTGGAAGGCGGTAACTGAAATTCATCATACCATCGAGCTGAAAGATGAGGCGGGTGTTGAAATCGGCAGGGCCCGCAAAAGCTTTATCACCGTTATCGCGCAGATTGTCCTGCTGGATATCGTGTTTTCGATTGACTCGGTCATCACGGCCATCGGCCTGACCCATCATGCCTGGATCATCATCACTGCCGTCATGGCATCCTTTGTGGTCATTTTATTTTTTGCCAATCCGATCGGAACATTCATCCTGAAAACCCCCTCTCTGAAGATTCTGGCGCTCTCGTTTCTGATTACGATCGGAATTACCATTTTCATGGAAGGGCTCCATAAACATGTGCCCAAGGCCTATATTTATCTGCCGATGGGCTTTGCGCTGGTTGTGGAAATGCTTCAGCTGCGATATGACAATAACAGAAAAAAAACCGCCGTCAACCGGACAAAGCAGCCCGGCATGTAA
- a CDS encoding NYN domain-containing protein has product MRKFIAVYIDLENVAGILDLDKMLQDIILEEDREAPEEYIFAVKIACGNTNSITKLRGQLTNHNFEIREAPRVTGKKNRADLIISLDAFEKLFLDKPSIDRFVFVTSDSDFSVIMDILRKYGKEVWLITKEGDAQRPIFTNCTDNIISLSRPRKPLPKKDKKSEKTKEEPLKGDEKTPPKEEKEERVKDDIADELFKKVLISLDTNVEHKINAIANKMRQLDKSFKIKNTNYKKMTTLAKEFEKKGWFKTHKNKDGHLIITDIETPGC; this is encoded by the coding sequence ATGAGAAAATTTATCGCGGTCTATATTGATCTTGAAAATGTCGCCGGCATACTGGATCTGGACAAAATGCTACAGGACATCATCCTGGAAGAGGACCGGGAAGCCCCGGAAGAGTACATTTTTGCCGTAAAAATCGCCTGCGGAAACACGAACTCCATCACTAAACTCCGGGGGCAGCTGACCAATCACAATTTCGAGATCCGGGAGGCTCCGCGCGTCACGGGGAAAAAAAACCGGGCGGACCTGATTATCAGCCTGGACGCATTTGAAAAACTCTTCCTGGACAAACCCTCCATCGACCGCTTCGTGTTTGTCACCAGCGACTCGGATTTTTCCGTCATTATGGATATTCTGAGAAAATACGGCAAGGAGGTGTGGCTGATCACCAAGGAAGGTGATGCGCAGCGCCCGATTTTTACCAACTGTACCGACAACATAATATCTCTGTCCAGGCCCCGGAAACCGCTCCCGAAAAAGGACAAAAAATCCGAAAAAACAAAAGAAGAGCCCCTCAAGGGCGATGAGAAAACCCCTCCGAAGGAAGAAAAGGAAGAAAGGGTAAAAGATGACATCGCCGACGAACTGTTTAAAAAGGTGCTCATCAGTCTGGATACCAACGTAGAGCATAAGATCAATGCCATCGCCAACAAAATGCGGCAGCTGGATAAATCATTCAAGATCAAGAACACGAATTACAAAAAAATGACCACGCTGGCAAAGGAATTTGAAAAGAAAGGATGGTTTAAAACCCATAAAAACAAGGACGGTCACCTGATCATTACCGATATCGAGACT